Within the Deltaproteobacteria bacterium genome, the region TGAGTGTGACGGCCAACGGGATCGTGAGTTTCGCCGGCTGGGCGGAGAACAGCGGCATCGTCGTGGTCGTCGAACACGGGCGCGGATTCAGCACGGCGTACGCGCACAACCAAAAAGCGTTGGTCACGGTCGGCCAACGCGTCGTCCGGGGGGATCCGGTCGCGCTCTCCGGTTCCACCGGGATATCCACCGGCCCGCACGTGCATTACGAGATCTGGAAGAACGGTCGGCACACCGACCCAGCCGGTTACCTCGCCAGGAGGTGAGCATGTTCGGAAAAGGGTCCAGGAAACTGGAGACGATTATCGGAGACGGCACACGCGTCGTGGGGCAGGTGAGCGTGAAGGGGACGATCCGCATCGACGGGATCGTGGAGGGGGATCTCCACGCCGACTGGGTGGTCGTCGGCGAGACCGGGAAGATCCTGGGGAACACCCATTCCCGGGGGATGATCGTCGGGGGATCGGTCGAGGGGAACATCGAGGCCACGGAAACGGTTGAGCTGACGGGGAAAGCCTCGATGGCCGGGGAGATCCGCGCGCCGAAACTGGCGGTCTCCGAGGGGGCGGTCTTTGATGGACGCTCCAAGATGAGGAGCGAAACGGAACCTTCCGAAGCACAGGATGGGAAGGTCAGGACGCTGATCCCGGCGAAGGGCGCAACCGGATCTAATTAGTCTTATTTGAAATATTCCCAATTAATAGATAATTAAAAGATTGGAGCTCGGCTTACTTCCCCGCCTCCACCGGCGCGAGGGTGACCGTCGCTTTGGCCACCAGCTTTTCCTTCCCGTCCCGGACTGCGTAGACTTCCGACTCGGCGACGATCAGCGTCTTCCCGGGCTTCAGGACCGTCGCCCGGCAGCGAAGCCGGTCCCCCAAGGCGGGGCGTAAGAGATTGATCTTGAACTCGGCGGTCAGGACCATCTCGTTCGACCGGACCAGCGTCCCCGCCGCGCCGCCTGCCGTGTGGTCGGCCATCGTCGCCTGCACCCCCGCGTGGACGTAGCCGTCCTGTTGAAGGTGCTTCGGCGCCACCGCGAGGACCGACTCGCACCATCCGGGTCCGAGGTCGGAGAGAACGAGTCCCAAGTCGGCGATAAAGGGCGCCTTGTCGAAGATGGCCCGGACTTGTTCCCGGTAGTGCGGATTCTGCGTTTTCATCCTGCCCCCATTGTAGCAGGATAAGATTTCGCCCGATAAGATAGGAGCATGATGGCCCGCAATCCGACGCGCGAAGAAGCATGGACGCTTCTCGTAGGCGGAAAACGGGGTGGTGTTTATCGACGGTGCCCTGATAAAAGGACTCGCCCGAAACTTTGCCCCGCCGGCAGGCTTCGAATTGGTAGATGAACCAAATCGTGAACGAGGAGGTCTGCCGACCATGCCCGGGGGAAGAAAGCCTGTGCTGCCGGTGACGGTGTTCACCGACTACATCTGACCGTTCTGCTACGTGGGCGAGAGGCGTCTCGCCCGTCTCAACGAGGAATTCGACGTGCGCGTGGAGCGCCGGTTCCTGGAGATCCACCCGGAGACCCCGGAGGAAGGCAGGCCCATTTCCGAGTTGGGCTATCCCCCCGATCAGTGGGCCCGGATGATGGAGAACCTCGAGCGGATGGGGAAGGCGGAGGGGATTTTTTTCTCCGAACGGACCTTCACGACGAACTCCCACAAGGCCCTCCTCCTCGCGGAGGCGGCGAAGAAGGAGGGATCGGTGGTTTTCGAGGCGCTCAACGAGGGGCTGTTCCGCGCCTACTTCACCGAGGGAAGGAATATCGGGGACCCGCAGGTTCTCCGGGACGTGGCGCAGGCGGCGGGCGTCCCCACCGAACGGTTGGAACAGGCGTGGTCCGACGCGGCCTACGAGGAGCGGTTGGCCCGCGACCATGCGGCAGCAGCCGAGATCGGCATCACGGGGATCCCCGTCTTCATCGTCGACGGCCGGTGGATCCTGGAGGGCGCCGTACCGGTGGAGATGCTGCGCGAGGCGGCGAAAAAGATCTCGGCCGGGAAGTCATGACCGGTATCTACAGGTAGCGCGTATCGCGAATCAGACCGATTGGAGGGTAACGATATGGCGATGATAGAAAATATCCCCCGAAGGGCTGCCCTGCTTCTTGGCGGCCTTGTCCTTGGCCTGCTGCTGTTCTCCACTCAACCGCTCCGGGCCGAGTCGGGTGGATGCGCGTTGCTCAAACCGGCCGACCTGACCACGCTGCTCGGCGGGACGCCGATCGCCAAGCCCAACGCGGGCGGTTGCATTTGGACTGCCTCCGGCAGTACCAGGAAACTCGTCGCCATCAAATATAAGGCCACCGGGCCGGCCGCGGAGATGGCCTTTGCGGGCGCTCGGAGGAACGCCGGCAAGGATGGCAAGGTCGTAACCGACGAGGCCGGCCTCGGCGACAAGGCGTTTGCCAGCCTGGAATCGTTCGGGGTGGCGCTGGTGATGTTCAAGCAGGGTCGGCTGCTACAGTTGCAGTACTGGACCGGAGCGGCCGCCGGCACGGCCAAGGACCTCCAAGCGTTGCGGCCCGTGGCGAAGAAGGCGATCGCGGCGTTCTGACCTTCCGTTCCGCGCCAGAACCCTGATCAACCGTGACATCTTGTACGCGGCGAGAGCATCCGCCGCTTTCGCCAGATCCTCGAACCGGTCTGAAAAGCATTAACACATCTCGGACCGATTTGAGGGGGATACCCTTCAGGAAACGCTCGATAACGCACGGGAGGCTCTCAGCGGGTGGATCGCTTCCAAATTTGAGCGAAACGTGTAGGGAAAAAATTGTTTCTGGAGATCGTGAGGAAGCCGAATACCTGAAGATCCGTTGATCCTTGATGATTCACCTCCGCAATACGATAGAAGCGAAGCGCATGAAACGAGCAGCGTAAATTAAAAGTTGCCCAACGCTCAGGCTGAGCTGCGGGCCGAGGGGCACGCTTCTTCCCCGACTCTCACCGCAAGAAGCGTGAACCGCAGGAGCCGTCAGCTTCAACCTGTTGTTGGGCAGCGCTATATAATTTCCGGTATGTCCAACGCGATGCAAAGAGCTTTATTAAGCTCTTGTGTCTTCTTGGATGGAAGCGTCCCGACGTAGTTTGTCAACGCCGACTTTGGTAGGCTGACCAATTCGTCGCAGTGAATACTGCTTTCAT harbors:
- a CDS encoding polymer-forming cytoskeletal protein, which encodes MFGKGSRKLETIIGDGTRVVGQVSVKGTIRIDGIVEGDLHADWVVVGETGKILGNTHSRGMIVGGSVEGNIEATETVELTGKASMAGEIRAPKLAVSEGAVFDGRSKMRSETEPSEAQDGKVRTLIPAKGATGSN
- a CDS encoding PaaI family thioesterase is translated as MKTQNPHYREQVRAIFDKAPFIADLGLVLSDLGPGWCESVLAVAPKHLQQDGYVHAGVQATMADHTAGGAAGTLVRSNEMVLTAEFKINLLRPALGDRLRCRATVLKPGKTLIVAESEVYAVRDGKEKLVAKATVTLAPVEAGK
- a CDS encoding DsbA family protein produces the protein MGERRLARLNEEFDVRVERRFLEIHPETPEEGRPISELGYPPDQWARMMENLERMGKAEGIFFSERTFTTNSHKALLLAEAAKKEGSVVFEALNEGLFRAYFTEGRNIGDPQVLRDVAQAAGVPTERLEQAWSDAAYEERLARDHAAAAEIGITGIPVFIVDGRWILEGAVPVEMLREAAKKISAGKS